A genomic segment from Streptosporangium roseum DSM 43021 encodes:
- a CDS encoding DegT/DnrJ/EryC1/StrS family aminotransferase yields MSTALESIMRDRVGAECLHVPSARFGLYLALRHWFEAGDRVLIAPTNCETVLFVALAAGLRPVMAPVSALDGNIDPSRVDWNGLAGVLTTHLYGQPDQVGGLRAECDRRGLTLIDDAAHAMLTTVDGRPAGTFGTAGVFSLAKHGRAMSGGFLAVEDPGELPELARLRDGLLLDGGLRGQVLGTLRPMLRETVYRTGLVRPVWRALRALGVIEWTGHRQAPREEELRAALEPAAGLTALDYWMRIDLDDWRMRQGPLLRGYLRSRFRVIDRERERRLAGVELLRGLPWAARGVREAPPQPLLRVPLVVEDRDGVVARLERYGVVPGFIYDPPLDDYLDLLAPGPTPEIARWWTGHVLPVDPLRAERVATLLTRLNVHAAAEPGRNA; encoded by the coding sequence ATGAGCACCGCACTTGAGTCGATCATGCGTGACCGCGTCGGCGCCGAGTGCCTTCACGTGCCCTCGGCCCGGTTCGGGCTCTATCTCGCCCTGCGGCACTGGTTCGAGGCGGGCGACCGGGTGCTGATCGCCCCGACCAACTGTGAGACCGTGCTGTTCGTCGCGCTCGCGGCGGGCCTGCGGCCGGTCATGGCGCCGGTGTCCGCCCTCGACGGCAACATCGACCCGTCCCGGGTGGACTGGAACGGCCTGGCCGGCGTCCTCACCACGCACCTGTACGGCCAGCCCGACCAGGTCGGCGGGCTACGGGCCGAATGCGACCGCCGCGGCCTGACACTGATCGACGACGCCGCGCACGCCATGCTGACGACGGTGGACGGCCGCCCGGCGGGCACCTTCGGCACGGCGGGGGTGTTCAGCCTGGCCAAGCACGGCAGGGCGATGTCCGGCGGGTTCCTCGCCGTGGAGGACCCCGGCGAGCTGCCGGAGCTGGCCAGGCTGCGTGACGGGCTGCTGCTCGACGGCGGGCTGCGCGGGCAGGTTCTCGGCACGCTCCGCCCGATGCTGCGGGAGACGGTCTACCGGACCGGGCTGGTCCGGCCGGTGTGGCGGGCGCTGCGGGCGCTCGGCGTGATCGAGTGGACGGGACACCGCCAGGCTCCCCGGGAGGAGGAGCTTCGGGCCGCCCTGGAGCCGGCGGCGGGACTCACCGCGCTCGACTACTGGATGAGGATCGATCTCGACGACTGGAGGATGCGGCAGGGGCCGCTGCTGCGCGGTTATCTCCGTTCCCGCTTCCGGGTGATCGACCGGGAGCGGGAGCGCCGGCTCGCGGGCGTCGAGCTGCTCCGCGGCCTGCCCTGGGCGGCGCGGGGCGTGCGTGAGGCGCCGCCTCAGCCGCTGCTGCGCGTCCCTCTGGTGGTCGAGGACCGTGACGGGGTCGTCGCCCGCCTGGAGCGGTACGGCGTCGTGCCCGGATTCATCTACGACCCGCCGCTGGACGACTATCTGGACCTTCTCGCGCCCGGCCCCACCCCCGAGATCGCACGCTGGTGGACGGGCCATGTGCTCCCCGTGGACCCGCTCCGCGCCGAACGTGTCGCCACGCTGCTGACCAGGCTGAATGTCCACGCGGCCGCCGAACCGGGACGGAACGCGTAA